The Arachis hypogaea cultivar Tifrunner chromosome 16, arahy.Tifrunner.gnm2.J5K5, whole genome shotgun sequence genome contains a region encoding:
- the LOC112697796 gene encoding F-box protein At1g47056-like, with protein MGNTASTAAAAVASRRESAAVQGNRSGISSKSRSVSSSVSPMISSTVNSVDDDGGSRRDFVEPDYISDLPDECLASVFQSLSSADRNRCSLVCRRWLQIEGQSRHRVSLNAQSELLPAIPSLFSRFDSVTKLALKCDRRSASIGDDALVLISRRCPNLTRLKLRACRELTDAGMEAFAKNCKGLKKLSCGSCMFGSRAMNAVLENCGSLEELSVKRLRGITDAAAAEPIGPGTAAQSLRTICLKELYNGQCFSSLILGAKNLRTLKLFRCSGDWDKLFQLIAERSAGGSGAPSIVEIHLERLQISDVGLQAISNCSNLEILHLVKTPECTDVGLIAISERCKLLRKLHIDGWKANRIGDEGLIGVAKGCPNLQELVLIGVNPTKLSLEMLASNCLNLERLALCGSDTVGDPEISCIAAKCVALKKLCIKGCPVSDHGMEALASGCPNLVKVKVKKCKGVTSEGGDWLRQIRVSLAVNLDTGDTDHQDASASDGGAQDNGLEFPPMAAHNAGGAGGGASAGVASSSTGRSTSFKSRLGLLSGRSLVACTLRKWTGGNTSARHG; from the coding sequence ATGGGCAACACAGCTTCCACGGCCGCCGCCGCCGTCGCTAGTCGCCGCGAGAGCGCCGCTGTTCAAGGAAACCGTTCCGGAATCTCGTCCAAGTCCAGATCTGTTTCTTCCTCGGTCTCTCCGATGATCTCTTCCACCGTGAACTCCGTTGACGACGACGGCGGAAGCCGCCGTGACTTCGTTGAGCCTGATTACATCTCCGATCTTCCCGACGAGTGCTTGGCTTCGGTGTTCCAGTCGCTAAGCTCCGCGGATAGGAACCGGTGCTCGCTCGTTTGCCGGCGGTGGCTCCAGATCGAAGGCCAGAGCCGTCACCGCGTCTCGCTGAACGCGCAATCAGAGCTTTTGCCGGCAATACCGTCGCTGTTCTCGAGGTTCGACTCCGTTACGAAGCTGGCGTTGAAGTGCGACCGCAGATCCGCGAGCATCGGCGACGATGCTCTCGTCTTAATCTCGCGGCGGTGCCCTAATCTCACGCGCCTCAAGCTTCGCGCGTGCCGTGAGCTCACTGACGCAGGCATGGAGGCGTTCGCGAAGAACTGCAAGGGTTTGAAGAAGCTTTCGTGCGGATCTTGCATGTTCGGATCCAGAGCCATGAACGCGGTCCTTGAGAACTGCGGTTCGCTCGAGGAGCTCTCCGTCAAGCGCCTTCGTGGTATTACGGACGCCGCGGCGGCTGAGCCTATCGGTCCAGGCACAGCTGCGCAATCACTTCGTACGATCTGCCTGAAGGAGCTCTACAACGGACAGTGCTTTAGTTCGCTGATTCTCGGCGCAAAGAATCTGCGAACCTTGAAGCTTTTCCGGTGCTCTGGTGATTGGGACAAGCTATTCCAGCTCATCGCGGAGCGCTCCGCGGGCGGCAGCGGTGCTCCTAGCATCGTAGAAATTCACCTCGAGAGGCTTCAGATTAGTGATGTTGGCTTGCAAGCAATTTCTAATTGTTCGAATTTGGAGATTTTGCACCTTGTTAAAACCCCTGAGTGCACCGATGTAGGCTTAATTGCTATTTCTGAGAGATGTAAGCTTCTAAGGAAGCTTCATATAGATGGTTGGAAGGCTAATCGAATTGGTGATGAAGGTTTAATTGGTGTTGCTAAGGGTTGCCCTAATTTGCAGGAATTGGTGCTTATTGGTGTTAACCCTACGAAATTGAGTTTGGAGATGTTGGCTTCGAATTGCTTGAATCTAGAGAGGTTGGCTTTGTGTGGGAGCGATACAGTTGGTGACCCTGAGATATCTTGCATTGCTGCGAAATGTGTGGCTTTGAAGAAACTTTGCATCAAGGGTTGCCCTGTTTCGGATCATGGGATGGAGGCATTGGCTAGTGGATGTCCAAATTTggtgaaggtgaaggtgaagaAGTGTAAGGGTGTTACATCTGAGGGTGGGGATTGGTTGAGGCAGATTAGGGTGTCACTTGCAGTGAATTTGGATACTGGCGATACGGATCATCAAGATGCAAGTGCTAGTGATGGTGGAGCACAGGACAATGGATTGGAGTTTCCTCCAATGGCTGCCCATAATGCCGGAGGAGCCGGAGGAGGTGCATCAGCCGGTGTTGCTTCGAGTAGTACCGGTCGATCTACTTCATTTAAGTCGAGGTTAGGGCTTTTGTCCGGGAGGAGTTTAGTAGCTTGCACTTTGAGAAAGTGGACTGGTGGTAACACCAGTGCCCGGCATGGTTAG
- the LOC112697793 gene encoding cyclin-D3-1-like, with protein sequence MAHHHHHQHHTDSLYCSEQHYFDDEEHDHVFLEQDMFCDDSELKTLVSKEQEQEKKLSIILCIDEWERREAVEWILRVNAYFSFSALTASLAVNYLHRFLFTFTMKKQQPWLTHLAAVACISLAAKMEETQVPLPLDLQVEDSKYVFEAKTIKKMEILVLSTLEWKMNPPTPLSFIDYITRRLKCFHFLNTCQSLLLSLLPDSRLIGYLPSVLATATMMHVVNNNVEPYLASEYQNQFLGILEINKEKLEECYNLILEVVSESGFNYKESKKRNFGSIIIPSSPSGVIDVSFSFDHHDSSNDSWEVVSANDSVSSTPNSINKKRPRTQEHTASFEQFKQ encoded by the exons ATggcacatcatcatcatcatcaacaccacACAGATTCTTTGTACTGCTCAGAACAACATTATTTTGATGATGAGGAACATGATCATGTGTTTCTAGAACAAGACATGTTTTGTGATGATTCAGAGTTGAAAACTCTtgtttcaaaagaacaagaacaagagaagAAACTCAGCATCATTCTTTGCATTGATGAGTGGGAAAGAAGAGAAGCAGTTGAATGGATTCTTAGAGTGAATGCATATTTCTCATTCTCTGCTCTCACAGCTTCTCTTGCTGTTAACTACCTTCACAGATTCCTCTTCACCTTCACCATGAAGAAGCAGCAGCCATGGTTGACTCATCTTGCTGCAGTTGCTTGCATCTCTCTTGCTGCTAAAATGGAAGAGACCCAAGTTCCTCTTCCTCTTGATTTACAA GTGGAGGACAGCAAATATGTGTTTGAGgcaaaaacaataaagaaaatggAGATTTTGGTACTTTCAACTCTTGAGTGGAAGATGAATCCACCAACACCTCTCTCTTTCATTGATTACATCACAAGAAGACTTAAATGTTTTCACTTCCTCAACACATGTcagtctcttcttctttctctcttaccag aTTCCAGGCTTATTGGCTATCTTCCTTCTGTGTTGGCAACTGCTACAATGATGCATGTAGTTAACAACAATGTGGAGCCTTATCTTGCATCTGAATACCAAAATCAGTTCTTGGGTATTCTTGAAATCAACAAG GAGAAGTTAGAAGAATGCTACAATCTCATATTGGAGGTTGTATCAGAGTCAGGATTCAACTACAAAGAATCCAAAAAACGCAATTTTGGATCAATTATTATTCCTAGTAGCCCAAGTGGTGTAATTGATGTGTCATTTAGCTTTGATCATCATGATAGCTCTAATGATTCATGGGAAGTAGTATCTGCTAATGATTCTGTTTCATCAACACCAAACAGCATCAACAAGAAGAGGCCTAGGACTCAAGAACACACTGCTTCCTTTGAACAATTCAAGCAATGA
- the LOC112697794 gene encoding protein DCL, chloroplastic-like translates to MRNSSPFNLLRHFLLHRHLRFTLAPPQHRAWCTAATPTTNPDPLWKEKEEEILRDIEPVVTLTKDILHSPRYKDGAQLTVEDQKIVEEMILPYHPHSEDKIGSGIESIMVDRHPHFRQSRCLFVVRTDGGWVDFSYHKCIQEYIRDKYPTHAERFIQEHFKRRKLIV, encoded by the exons ATGAGAAATTCTTCTCCTTTTAATCTTCTTCGCCATTTTCTGCTTCATCGGCACCTTCGCTTCACTCTTGCGCCGCCTCAGCATCGAGCGTGGTGCACCGCCGCCACACCGACTACAAACCCGGACCCcctgtggaaggagaaggaagaggAGATTTTGAGGGACATTGAGCCTGTGGTTACACTAACCAAAGATATTCTTCACTCTCCAAG GTACAAGGATGGGGCACAATTGACTGTTGAAGATCAGAAAATTGTAGAGGAGATGATTCTTCCATACCATCCACATTCTGAAGATAAGATTGGAAGTGGTATAGAATCCATTATG GTTGATCGTCATCCTCATTTCAGACAATCAAGGTGCCTTTTTGTTGTAAGAACTGATGGTGGCTGGGTTGACTTCTCGTATCACAAGTGCATTCAGGAATACATTAGAGATAAGTATCCAACTCATGCAGAAAGGTTTATTCAAGAGCATTTTAAACGTAGAAAATTAATTGTGTAA